Sequence from the Neptunomonas japonica JAMM 1380 genome:
GCAGTTTGTGATTTTCTAATACGAGTCGGCGTTTTTCACAAGCACGCTGCACTGTTTCTGCTAAGCGCTCAGGAACATAAGGTTTTTCAATAAAATCATAAGCGCCTTTTCGCATAGCGCTTATTGCCATATCAACATCACCATGAGCAGTTAATAAAATAACGGGCATGCCCGAGACTTTCAGCAAGGCTTCACGTAATAACTCAAGCCCATCCATGCCAGGCATTTTCACATCAGTAACAACCACACCAGAAAAATTCTCATCAATTGCTTGCATAGCACTTTCGGCACAGGCAAAGCTATCGACTGAAAACCCACAAACCTTTAGCCACTGCTCTGTTGACTGACGCACCATTGCCTCATCATCAACTAAAATCACATGCCCTCGAATATCCAATCAGATTCCCCCTGTGTTTTTTGCTAGCGGCAAGGATACTGAAAAACATAAACCCTGCTCCTGATTACGAACCACATCCACTATTCCGCCTAAATCCCGAACAATCCCCTGCACAATAGGCAAACCTAAACCAAGGCCATCGCCCATACTCTTAGTCGTATAAAATGGCTCAAACATGTGCGCTAGCTGCTCATCTGTCGCCCCTTCTCCGGTATCACGTATATTAAGCACCACCCAGTCATGACAAGGGCTTTCCAAATCCTGATCAATACTTTGTCTATCATTATCAAGCAAACGAAGTGTCATAGAAATCTGTCCCGAAGGTAACTGAAGCATGGCGTCACAAGCATTAGTAATCAAATTAACCAACACTTGCTCTATACGTATTTCATCACCATGAACCCAGTAGCACGTTAATTCATGCTCAAAACTACAATCAATGGACTGCTCTACAAACCTTTCTTTATATTGCCCAAGAATATGCTGAATTGAAAAAACTAACTCAACAAGGCCAGACGCCCCTGCACTTTTATAAGCAAAAGTTTTAAGTTGACCTGTAATCAGCGCCATCTTGTCGACTAAGCCATTGACCCTATTCAAGTTTTCATTCTGCAAACCGGGCTGATCTGACAGTCGACGTATTATAGCTAGGTAGTTACGCATAGCCGTTAGAGGTTGATTTAGCTCATGCACCATAGCCGTTGACATTCGCCCCAAAGCCGCTAGTTTTTCAGCTTGAATCAGCTCATTTTGCGCGGCCTCAAGCGCTTGTGTTCGCTGTAAAACCTTTGTTTCTAGCGATTCATTTACTTCTCGCAGTTTGTACTCCAAGCGCTTACGGCGGGTGATATCTATCATAGTCACCAGATAACTGACTTGTGGTGCGGCGGTCATCATTCTTATTGAAAAAAGCACAGGAAAAACCGAGCCATCAGAGCGGCGCCCCACAACTTCATACCCTGTTATGGGCGTAAACTCACCATGCGAAAGACCTTCTAACCAACGCTTCAGTGGTGTGAATTGATCAATATCCGCAAACAATGCCGCTAATGGCCGCCCCATTATCAACGACAAAGAAACACCAAACTGCTGCATAACCATCGGATTAACAAAAACGATTACGCCTTGCTTATCCACAGTAATCAAACCAACCTGTGCGGTATTAATAATATAACGCTGTCGTTGCTCACTATCTCGCTGCGCCCTAAGCACTAAGGCTTGTGAACGCCGTTTTAATCGATACTCTCGTAAATATAAAACTAGCAACGCAAATGCCAGACAGCCACCCGCAACCGTAAAGCCAGCATAAACTGCTCTTTGCTCTGCTGCTTTTATAGGACTAAGAACACCGACCTCCCATTTAAGGTCATCAAGCATCACCGATTCATTTAACTGTTCTTTACCATCTAATTTCCAGATAGAAATATCACGATCATCGAACAATTTTTCATCTATAACCGAGCCATGCGACCATGCACTTGCCGATGTTTTAAATTCAGAACCTGATACACCAAAACTTTTCAGCCCAGAACGCGGCAACCCAGCCTCCTGTAATAATGCCAGGCTAGTAAACAGCAATTGCCCATGTTGGTCAGCCACATAAAAAGCATACTCAAGAGAAAGCTGCTCTTTAAGTGCACTCACATCCAATTTCATAACAGACACACCAATCAACTGTTGCCTATGGTAAATCGGAGCAGATAGATAGTAAGAAGGCTGAGTGGCGCTATCATCTACCATAAAGTAACGCCCCTGCTCTCCCGATAGCGCCTGAAGAAAGAACGGTGCATTTTGATAATAGCGCCGTGCTGTCGCTCCTCTTTCTCTCCAATTGCTATAAGCAACGACTTCTCCCTTAAGGTCTAAAACAATCAACGCAGCAGAACCTGCAACCAAGTTAGTTTGCTCCAAATAGCGGCTAACCTTGATTACTTTACTCGGATTAGATTGCACCAGAAGGTCTTTAACATCACGATTTTGCGAGAGCAAAAAGGGCAAATATCGATACTGATCAATAGCTACGCGTAACGCACTGATAGTATCTAACAATCTTGAAGATCCATGCTGGTGAATTTGAACGAGACCCCAACCACGCGTATAGATATATGCCTGCCAAGAAACGACCAAACTACACAAAGCAGCAATAATAAATATGATAACGGGACGCCTCACCTGCAAACCTTCCTCCTATACGCAAATAATATCTAAGAAAACTCAATAGATTATCACTTAGAAAGATTCAACCTGTATACAAGCCTGTGACATAATGAGCGATTGATGGATAACAACTGACTGACGGAAACACACTATCATGAGCACCAATATCATCGCTTATCAGGGCCATAAAGGCGCCTACTCTCATTTATCATGCCACCATGTTTACCCAGAGATGGAAGCATTTGCCTGTGAGAGTTTTGTTGACGCGATGTTTATGGTCGAACGCGGCGAAGCCCAGCTTGCGATGATCCCGCTGGAAAACTCAACAGCGGGTCGAGTAGAAGAAATTTACCGCCTCATGCCTAAAACGCAACTCCATATTATTAGCGAACACTTTGAGCCGGTAAACCACTGCCTAGTCGCCAAGAAAGGCACTAAAATATCAGATTTGCGGACAGTATCTTCACACCCCCAAGCACTGGCACAGTGTGACGGCAATACCAAAAGCTTAAATCTAGCCCAAGTTGCAAGCCTCGATACAGCAGGTGCAGCCGAAGCATTATTAAGTATCGAAGAGCCAGGCCATGCAGCAATTGCCTCCAGCCTTGCCGCAGAACTTTATGACTTAGAAATCCTTAGAGAAAACTTTCAGGATAAAACCGGCAACACCACTCGTTTTGTTATTTTGGCAAAAGATAGCCATATGCCAAAACTACAACCTAACATTACTTTTATAACCACGATCATGTTTACCGTTCGTAACTTACCAGCCGCCTTGTATAAAGGCTTAGGCGGCTTTGCAACGAATGGAGTCAACGCTGTCAAATTAGAAAGCTATATGGCTTCAGATACAATGCAAGCAACCAGCTTTCATCTTGACGTTGAAGGTCACCCTGAGCAGAAAAAAATGCAATACGCACTTCAAGAGCTTGATTTTTTTGCGAAAGAAGTTCGTATCATAGGCACGTATCCCGCTCATATTTTCCGCGTAAAACATAATGAAAAGACTCAAGATTAACTGAAAATAAATGCAGCGCACAATTCATGTAACTATCAAAATATATATATATATCAATAACATATATATATTATACTAAAGTATAATTGTGCAGCGCACAATAAAAATCGATAGTATTAGTCGATAGAGACATTCGTGTTGCATTCACGAAACCACGTATCTATCACATCCCTACTTTCAACTCTTTCCTATTGAGTTGTTTTTTGCCCCTGCTTGCAGGGGCTTTTTTATACTCATATATTAACCACACTGGCTAGCAATATTCCGTCTGGCCAGCTAATGTTCAGATTCAATATGAAATCATAAGCACTAACTTATGAACGCCTATTCAAAACTTACAAAGGAATCTGTTATGAGCCTATTTGACTTTGCTTCGAACCTTGGGAAAAAACTCTTCGGTTCAGATGAAGACCCTGCTGAAGAAATCCAGAAACACATTGAATCTGATAACCCGGGTGTTGACGGCCTTAAAGTAACAGTTGCAGATGGAATAGCGACAGTATCAGGATCAGCAAAAGACCAAGCCGCATATGAAAAAGCGATTTTAATGGCAGGCAACGTTCAAGGTATCCAAGAAGTAAAAGCAGACGCCTTACACCTAGAAGATAAAACTGCTGCCAATGTTGAGTACTATACTATTGAGTCTGGTGATTCATTATGGGCTATTGCACAAAAGCACTTAGGGAACGGTAACGATTACACCAAAATCTTTGAAGCCAACAAAGAAGTCATCAAAGACCCTGACCTTATTTACCCTGGACAGAAAATCCGCATCCCGCTCGAAAAATAATTCATTACATAGCGAATTGTTCTCTTTTTGAACAATTCGCTTATCTTACTAATTTATTTCGAGTTATTTTGTTTTAGGGGGTTGATCTCAAAAGCCCATCTCATTAATATACGCCCACTTCATGCAGTGCCGGTATAGCTCAGCTGGTAGAGCAACTGACTTGTAATCAGTAGGTCCCGAGTTCGACTCTTGGTGCCGGCACCACTCTTGAAACCTCGCCTTAGAAAATCTTTTTTATAGCAAGCAAACATCAAATTCTAGCAAGACTATGTATTGAGATAGCTTTTAACACTGCTACACTCATATCAAATTTGATGAGTGAGATAGCTATGCAAAAACCATCCAAAATAAATTTAGAAAAAAACACCCCCACCCTTTCATCGCTTTCATTTAAAAAATCAACTATTGCCTCCAAAAGCAAATATGAAAAAGATCTTAAAAAATGGCAACTAAGACTTCTTCATGCCCAACAGGCCTACTTTCACGCCAACAAACGCGCCATCATTGTTTTCGAAGGCTGGGATGCCAGCGGCAAAGGCGGAGCCATTCGCAGACTCACGGAGCGGCTCGACCCTCGCGGCTTCCAAGTACACCCTATTGGCGCGCCTAGAAAAGAAGAACAAGGTAAGCATTATCTTTATCGTTTCCAAACACGCCTACCAGCCCCCGGTGAAATCGCTATATTTGATCGCTCATGGTATGGACGCGTATTAGTAGAAAGAGTTGAAGGCTTTGCCGTGGAACAACAATGGCAACGGGCATATCAAGAGATCAACGAATTTGAACGCTTATTAACTGATGATGATGCAAGAATCATTAAAGTATTCATGCACATATCACCCAAAGAGCAACTCAAGCGCTTTGCTGAACGACTCAGCAACCCGATCAAACGCTGGAAGCTAACTGAAGAAGATATCAGAAACCGCCAACGCTGGCCCGAATACGACGAAGCGATCAATCAAATGTTTGAACAAACTTCGACAATCACATCTCCTTGGCACCCAATCGCCGCTAACCATAAATGGTATGCGCGCATAAAAGTCCTTAAAACCGTTGTTAAAGCACTGGAAAAAGATATGGACCTCTCTCCACCAGAAGCAGACCCTGAAGTACTAAAAGCAGCCAGAAAACATTTAAAACTTGATGTCTAGTACCTCATGAGAAATTGATTTGCTACCGCTGGGTGATTAGGAAGCGACACCCTAGGCATTACTAATGCCTTATAAATAAACTGAAACCTGAAACAGCCTCGGTAGCAAACGAGGAGACAATTTTGAGACACTTCTATTCGGCGACTCCTGATACCCTCACTTGTTGATTTAATTGCACCTGCAGGAGGTGAGAATGCGTTTTATTTTTCTATTGGCTATATTGTTATCAATTACGAAGATAGCTTGGGGAAAGAACGATCCATTAAAAGAGGGCCAACACCTCGACGGAAAATTGGTTTACTTAGGGACAGAAGAACTTTTTATTGATTTATCTACCCATGAAACAAAGGTTTGGGCCTATAAACATCCGAATAAACCAAAGCATATAGAGTACTCAAAGCATAACGCCCAGAAAATAGTCAATAATGCAAAACCTGGTAGCAAAGTAATTATCCCACCAGGCATTTACCCTCAAGGCTTATTTATCAATAAACCACTAACATTGGGATTAAAAGATGTTTCTCTCAGAGGTGTCGCTAATGCCAAGGCAATTATCAATATTTCCTGCAATCACTGCCGAGTGGTGATTGAAGACTTTCATGGCGAAGGCGTTAAAGCAAATTGCCAACGAGGCAACTGCGCGGGCATAAAAGCCGAAGGACAGAATTTCAACTTACTCCTAAAGCGCGCTCATATTGATCGTAC
This genomic interval carries:
- a CDS encoding polyphosphate kinase 2 family protein translates to MQKPSKINLEKNTPTLSSLSFKKSTIASKSKYEKDLKKWQLRLLHAQQAYFHANKRAIIVFEGWDASGKGGAIRRLTERLDPRGFQVHPIGAPRKEEQGKHYLYRFQTRLPAPGEIAIFDRSWYGRVLVERVEGFAVEQQWQRAYQEINEFERLLTDDDARIIKVFMHISPKEQLKRFAERLSNPIKRWKLTEEDIRNRQRWPEYDEAINQMFEQTSTITSPWHPIAANHKWYARIKVLKTVVKALEKDMDLSPPEADPEVLKAARKHLKLDV
- a CDS encoding prephenate dehydratase — encoded protein: MSTNIIAYQGHKGAYSHLSCHHVYPEMEAFACESFVDAMFMVERGEAQLAMIPLENSTAGRVEEIYRLMPKTQLHIISEHFEPVNHCLVAKKGTKISDLRTVSSHPQALAQCDGNTKSLNLAQVASLDTAGAAEALLSIEEPGHAAIASSLAAELYDLEILRENFQDKTGNTTRFVILAKDSHMPKLQPNITFITTIMFTVRNLPAALYKGLGGFATNGVNAVKLESYMASDTMQATSFHLDVEGHPEQKKMQYALQELDFFAKEVRIIGTYPAHIFRVKHNEKTQD
- the lysM gene encoding peptidoglycan-binding protein LysM, which produces MSLFDFASNLGKKLFGSDEDPAEEIQKHIESDNPGVDGLKVTVADGIATVSGSAKDQAAYEKAILMAGNVQGIQEVKADALHLEDKTAANVEYYTIESGDSLWAIAQKHLGNGNDYTKIFEANKEVIKDPDLIYPGQKIRIPLEK
- a CDS encoding sensor histidine kinase — protein: MRRPVIIFIIAALCSLVVSWQAYIYTRGWGLVQIHQHGSSRLLDTISALRVAIDQYRYLPFLLSQNRDVKDLLVQSNPSKVIKVSRYLEQTNLVAGSAALIVLDLKGEVVAYSNWRERGATARRYYQNAPFFLQALSGEQGRYFMVDDSATQPSYYLSAPIYHRQQLIGVSVMKLDVSALKEQLSLEYAFYVADQHGQLLFTSLALLQEAGLPRSGLKSFGVSGSEFKTSASAWSHGSVIDEKLFDDRDISIWKLDGKEQLNESVMLDDLKWEVGVLSPIKAAEQRAVYAGFTVAGGCLAFALLVLYLREYRLKRRSQALVLRAQRDSEQRQRYIINTAQVGLITVDKQGVIVFVNPMVMQQFGVSLSLIMGRPLAALFADIDQFTPLKRWLEGLSHGEFTPITGYEVVGRRSDGSVFPVLFSIRMMTAAPQVSYLVTMIDITRRKRLEYKLREVNESLETKVLQRTQALEAAQNELIQAEKLAALGRMSTAMVHELNQPLTAMRNYLAIIRRLSDQPGLQNENLNRVNGLVDKMALITGQLKTFAYKSAGASGLVELVFSIQHILGQYKERFVEQSIDCSFEHELTCYWVHGDEIRIEQVLVNLITNACDAMLQLPSGQISMTLRLLDNDRQSIDQDLESPCHDWVVLNIRDTGEGATDEQLAHMFEPFYTTKSMGDGLGLGLPIVQGIVRDLGGIVDVVRNQEQGLCFSVSLPLAKNTGGI